AGGAGGGAGATGGGTATGGTCTTCCAACATCCAGCCCTCTTCGACACCACCGTATTCAACAACGTCGCTCTAGGTTTGAGGATAAGGAGCTACCCCGCTGAAGAGATTAGGAAGAGGGTTGATGATGCGCTAAGTTACGTTGGGCTTAGAGGCTTCGCAAAAAGAAAGGCTTCCTCGCTTTCAGCGGGTGAGGCTCAGCGCGTCTCCTTAGCGAGGGCACTGGTGTTAGAGCCAAAGTTGCTCCTTTTAGATGAACCAACAGCCAACTTAGATCCGGCAAATGTGCTGCAGATCGAGGAAACCGTTAGGAGAGTAAACTTAGAGAAGGGGGTTACGGTGGTCATCGCTACACATAATCTGCTTCAGGCGAAGCGGCTATCTGATAGAGTTGCTTTTCTTTGGATGGGGGAGTTGGTTGAAGTCGGGGAAACTAGAGAGGTCTTTGAGAACCCGAG
This genomic stretch from Nitrososphaerota archaeon harbors:
- a CDS encoding phosphate ABC transporter ATP-binding protein, with the translated sequence MSLLEVVNVYKLFGGRQVLKNICLDVRRGEILSIIGPSGAGKTTLLKLMNLLLHPDRGKIFFDGVDTDVDEKRRRLLRREMGMVFQHPALFDTTVFNNVALGLRIRSYPAEEIRKRVDDALSYVGLRGFAKRKASSLSAGEAQRVSLARALVLEPKLLLLDEPTANLDPANVLQIEETVRRVNLEKGVTVVIATHNLLQAKRLSDRVAFLWMGELVEVGETREVFENPRSERTALYLSGKVVY